Below is a window of Leisingera sp. M658 DNA.
CCTCGCTGATCTTGCGTTCTGCGTCCGGGTCCGGGTCAAACACCCGCACGTTCCAGCCGTTCAAAAGGAACCGCGCGGCCCAGCCGCCGCCAATAACCCCGCCGCCGATGATTGCTGCTGTTTTCATGTGATGCCCTCTGAGAACCGTCCGGTTCTTCCTCTTGCCGAAAATATCCTGGGGGTTTGGGGGCGAGCCCCCAATCCGCCCGCTTTGCCGCAGCGCAGCGGTGCATAAGCGGTGTTCGGGGGGGCACGCAGGCCCCCCCGGTTGCCCGCTTACTTCGCCACCGGTGCGCGCTTGGTCAGGCCCAGCTTTTCGCGAACCGCCTCCGGGCCGATGATCCGGGCGCCCATACCCTCGATAACGCCTGCCGCGCGCTCCACCAGTTGTGCGTTGGTGGCCAGCACGCCCCGCTCCAGAAACAGGTTGTCTTCCAGACCAACCCGCACATTGCCGCCCGCCAGCACCGACTGCGCCGCATAAGGCATCTGGTCGCGGCCAAGGGAGAACGCCGACCAGGTCCAATCGCTGGGCACATTGTTGACCATCGCCATAAAGGTGTTGAGGTCATTGGGTGCGCCCCACGGCACCCCCATGCACAGCTGCACCAGCGCGTTCGGCTCCAAAATTCCTTCTTTTACCAATTGCTTGGCAAACCACAGGTGGCCGGTATCAAACGCCTCGATCTCGGGCTTCACGCCCAGATCGGTCATCATCTGCCCCATCGTGCGCAGCATGCCGGGCGTGTTGGTCATCACGTAATCGGCCTCGGCAAAGTTCATGGTGCCACAGTCCAGGGTGCAGATCTCCGGCAGGCATTCAGCGATATGGGCCATCCGCTCGGTCGCGCCGATCATATCGGTGGCGGCCTCATTGACCGGGAACGGGCTCTCAACCCCGCCAAAGACGATATCGCCGCCCATGCCCGCGGTCAGGTTCAGCACCACGTCCACCTCGGAATCGCGGATACGGTCGGTCAGCTCCCGGTACAGCTCAAGTTTCCGGGACGGCGCACCGGTTTCCGGGTCGCGCACATGGCAGTGAACTACGGCGGCGCCGACCTTGGCGGCTGCGATTGCGCTGTCGGCAATCTGCTTAGGCGAACGCGGCACGTGGGGAGATTTATCCTGGGTGCCGCCAGAGCCGGTCACGGCAGCGGTGATGAAGACGTCTCGGTTCATGGTCAGGGGCATGGTCTCGCTCCTTTGGGGTTAGACTTGCAATTCAGGGTGATCCGCAAACAGCGCCAGCGCCTGCGGATTGGCGAGGCCGGAGAGGTTGCGGACAGGGTGTTTGTTCACCACATCGCGCACCGCCAGCTCGGCGGTCTTGCCGGATTTGGTACGCGGGATGTCAGTAACGGCGATGATCTTCGCAGGCACATGGCGCGGCGAGGCGTTCTTGCGGATTTCCGTTTTGACACGGGTGGTTAGCGCATCATCCAGCACCGTACCCTCGGCGGTCTGCACAAACAGAACCACCCGCACGTCGTTGTCAAAGGACTGGCCGACAACCACCGCGTCGGCGACCTCTTCAATCTTGTCGAG
It encodes the following:
- a CDS encoding 3-keto-5-aminohexanoate cleavage protein → MPLTMNRDVFITAAVTGSGGTQDKSPHVPRSPKQIADSAIAAAKVGAAVVHCHVRDPETGAPSRKLELYRELTDRIRDSEVDVVLNLTAGMGGDIVFGGVESPFPVNEAATDMIGATERMAHIAECLPEICTLDCGTMNFAEADYVMTNTPGMLRTMGQMMTDLGVKPEIEAFDTGHLWFAKQLVKEGILEPNALVQLCMGVPWGAPNDLNTFMAMVNNVPSDWTWSAFSLGRDQMPYAAQSVLAGGNVRVGLEDNLFLERGVLATNAQLVERAAGVIEGMGARIIGPEAVREKLGLTKRAPVAK